One stretch of Manis pentadactyla isolate mManPen7 chromosome 10, mManPen7.hap1, whole genome shotgun sequence DNA includes these proteins:
- the PAPOLB gene encoding LOW QUALITY PROTEIN: poly(A) polymerase beta (The sequence of the model RefSeq protein was modified relative to this genomic sequence to represent the inferred CDS: deleted 1 base in 1 codon) codes for MLGPRGQRRGARSSVSGVGAGWTWAGRSPAPPASADHELGSRRGGRGGGGRGVAGPALDMMPFPETAPASQWTPPPPKHHGIPSPISLAAPKETDCVLTQKLIETLKPFGVFEEEEELQRRILILQKLNNLVKEWIREISESKSLPQAVIENVGGKIFTFGSYRLGVHTKGADIDALCVAPRHVDRSDFFTSFYDKLKLHGEVKDLRAVEEAFVPVIKLCFDGIEIDILFARLALQTIPEDLDLRDDSLLQNLDIRCIRSLNGCRVTDEILHLVPNIDNFRLTLRAIKLWAKCRNIYSNILGFLGGVSWAMLVARICQLYPNAKALTLVHKFFLVFSEWEWPNPVLLKEPEERNLNLPVWDPRVNPSDRYHLMPIITPAYPQQNSTYNVSVSTWMVMIEEFKQGLAITHDILLSKAEWSKLFEAPSFFQKYKHYIVLLASAPTEKQHLEWVGLVESKIRFLVGSLEKNEFITLAHVNPQSFPAPKENLDKEEFRTMWVIGLVLQMPEDLDVLSIDLTCDIQSFTDMIYRQAINNKMFEMDMKIAAMHIRRKELHQLLANHVLQRKKLHSTDGVTLTALNDSNLDLSVDSEISTSMPSSTSSMKTGLKTGSSQGRNSPVSAVMAASVTSIQVTEVSLQEVSPSESSGGASSESVTQISSQPALSPPLKPMVSRVVSSSCLVNHPSGLQGAQQRT; via the exons ATGTTGGGGCCGAGGGGACAGCGGAGAGGCGCCCGAAGCAGTGTGAGCGGAGTGGGAGCGGGTTGGACTTGGGCTGGTAGGAGCCCCGCCCCTCCTGCCTCAGCAGATCATGAGCTGGGCAGCCGCCGCGGAGGTCGCGGTGGCGGGGGACGTGGCGTGGCGGGGCCGGCGCTAGACATGATGCCGTTTCCAGAGACAGCCCCCGCCTCACAGTGGACCCCGCCGCCGCCCAAGCACCACGGCATTCCCTCTCCCATCAGTTTAGCTGCCCCCAAGGAGACTGACTGCGTACTCACCCAGAAATTAATTGAAACCCTGAAGCCCTTCGGGGTttttgaagaggaagaggaactACAGCGCAGGATTTTAATTTTGCAAAAATTAAATAATCTGGTAAAGGAATGGATACGagaaatcagtgaaagcaagagtcTTCCACAAGCTGTAATTGAAAACGTTGGAGGGAAAATCTTTACATTTGGTTCTTACAGATTAGGAGTACATACGAAAGGTGCCGATATTGATGCGTTGTGCGTTGCACCAAGACATGTTGATAGAAGCGATTTTTTCACCTCCTTCTATGATAAATTGAAACTGCATGGAGAAGTAAAAGACTTAAGGGCTGTTGAGGAGGCATTTGTACCAGTTATCAAACTGTGTTTTGATGGAATAGAGATTGATATTTTATTTGCAAGATTAGCACTGCAAACTATTCCAGAAGATTTGGATTTAAGAGATGACAGTCTGCTTcaaaatttagatattagatGCATAAGAAGCCTTAACGGTTGCCGTGTAACTGATGAAATTTTACATCTAGTACCAAACATTGACAACTTCAGGTTAACCCTGAGAGCCATCAAGTTGTGGGCCAAATGCCGCAATATCTATTCCAATATATTAGGTTTCCTTGGAGGTGTTTCTTGGGCAATGCTAGTAGCAAGGATTTGCCAGCTTTATCCAAATGCAAAAGCATTAACTCTAGTACATAAGTTTTTCTTGGTGTTTTCTGAATGGGAATGGCCAAATCCAGTGCTGCTGAAAGAGCCTGAAGAACGGAATCTTAACTTGCCTGTGTGGGACCCAAGAGTAAATCCCAGTGATAGGTACCATCTTATGCCTATAATTACACCAGCATACCCACAGCAGAACTCCACATACAATGTATCTGTTTCAACATGGATGGTAATGATTGAGGAGTTTAAGCAAGGGCTTGCTATCACACATGACATTTTGCTGAGTAAGGCGGAGTGGTCCAAGCTTTTTGAAGCTCCAAGCTTCTTTCAGAAGTACAAGCATTATATTGTACTTCTAGCAAGTGCACCAACGGAAAAACAACACCTAGAGTGGGTGGGCCTGGTGGAGTCAAAGATCCGGTTCCTGGTTGGAAGCTTGGAGAAGAACGAGTTTATTACATTGGCTCATGTGAACCCTCAGTCATTTCCAGCACCTAAAGAAAACCTTGACAAGGAGGAATTTCGTACGATGTGGGTGATTGGGTTAGTATTACAAATGCCTGAAGACTTGGATGTTCTTAGTATTGATCTCACCTGTGATATTCAGTCTTTCACAGATATGATTTATAGGCAAGCAATAAATAATAAGATGTTTGAGATGGATATGAAAATTGCTGCAATgcatataagaagaaaggaacttCATCAACTACTAGCTAATCATGTGCTTCAGAGAAAGAAACTGCATTCAACAGATGGTGTCACATTGACAGCTCTGAATGACAGCAACCTTGACTTGTCTGTGGACAGTGAAATCAGCACATCTATGCCATCATCTACTAGCTCTATGAAGACCGGCCTAAAGACTGGCAGTTCTCAGGGCAGAAACAGCCCTGTCTCAGCAGTAATGGCAGCATCTGTGACCAGCATACAGGTTACTGAAGTTTCTTTGCAAGAAGTGAGCCCTAGTGAAAGCTCGGGGGGTGCATCGAGTGAAAGCGTTACTCAGATTTCCTCACAACCAGCCCTTTCTCCTCCACTGAAGCCCATGGTCTCCAGAGTTGTTTCTTCATCGTGTCTGGTAAACCATCCTTCA GGCCTTCAGGGAGCACAGCAGCGAACATAG